Proteins encoded within one genomic window of Nonomuraea gerenzanensis:
- a CDS encoding CaiB/BaiF CoA transferase family protein, translating into MQQLPLDGVKVVDLTNVLAGPYCSYQLMLFGAEVVKVELPGAGDLARRLGPDPGLNQARLGASFLAQNAGKKSVELDLKSPDGRAAFESMLAGADVLLENFRAGVLARLGYGWDRLRELNPGLVYCAISGFGQSGPMSGAPAYDQIVQGLSGMMSVTGTPDTAPLRVGFPICDTIGGLMAALAVSAALAGRHRTGRGCFLDLSMLEASISAMGWTVSNYLVSGVEPEPMGDQNATAAPSGTFETADGPLNIAANQQAQFETLCRLVGRPDLPADPRFAERESRKTHRQALNQELNQALRAKTALEWEELLAAEGVPAARILTVPQALALDQVRHRGFLTEVPFPGSGERQVTVAGNGVVVDGVALRPRGAAPLLGEHNAEFEAAS; encoded by the coding sequence ATGCAGCAGTTGCCACTGGACGGCGTCAAGGTCGTGGACCTGACCAACGTTCTGGCCGGGCCGTACTGCAGTTATCAGCTGATGTTGTTCGGCGCGGAGGTGGTCAAGGTGGAGCTGCCCGGGGCCGGGGATCTCGCCCGGCGGCTCGGCCCCGACCCCGGGCTCAACCAGGCCAGGCTGGGCGCCTCCTTCCTGGCCCAGAACGCCGGCAAGAAGTCGGTCGAGCTGGACCTGAAGAGCCCGGACGGGCGGGCCGCGTTCGAGTCGATGCTCGCCGGCGCCGACGTCCTGCTGGAGAACTTCCGCGCCGGGGTGCTGGCCAGGCTCGGCTACGGCTGGGACCGCCTGCGCGAGCTGAACCCCGGCCTCGTCTACTGCGCCATCTCCGGCTTCGGGCAGAGCGGCCCGATGAGCGGCGCGCCCGCCTACGACCAGATCGTGCAGGGGCTGTCCGGCATGATGAGCGTCACCGGCACCCCCGACACGGCCCCGCTGCGGGTGGGCTTCCCCATCTGCGACACGATCGGCGGGCTGATGGCCGCGCTGGCGGTCTCCGCCGCGCTGGCCGGGCGGCACCGCACCGGGCGCGGCTGCTTCCTGGACCTGTCCATGCTGGAGGCGTCGATCTCCGCGATGGGCTGGACGGTCTCCAACTACCTGGTCAGCGGCGTCGAGCCGGAGCCGATGGGCGACCAGAACGCCACCGCCGCCCCGTCCGGCACGTTCGAGACCGCCGACGGGCCGCTCAACATCGCCGCCAACCAGCAGGCCCAGTTCGAGACGCTGTGCCGGCTCGTCGGTCGGCCCGACCTGCCCGCCGACCCCCGCTTCGCCGAGCGGGAGTCGCGCAAGACCCACCGGCAGGCCCTCAACCAGGAGCTCAACCAGGCGCTGCGGGCCAAGACCGCGCTGGAGTGGGAGGAGCTCCTCGCCGCCGAAGGGGTGCCCGCCGCCCGCATCCTCACCGTCCCGCAGGCGCTCGCCCTCGATCAGGTACGCCACCGCGGCTTCCTGACGGAGGTGCCGTTCCCCGGGTCGGGGGAGCGGCAGGTCACCGTGGCGGGCAACGGCGTGGTCGTGGACGGCGTCGCGCTGCGCCCGCGCGGGGCCGCCCCGCTGCTGGGTGAGCACAACGCCGAGTTCGAGGCGGCGTCGTGA
- a CDS encoding IclR family transcriptional regulator, with product MPSNIPAEPGEGGGVRSVQRAFDILTLLTEDRRTLTIREVVEETGLAKTTALRLLQTLEHLGLLWATPKGFTAGPALWRWAHLARSAWELPPETVQLMRGLGARHRETVNLYVPRDVRRICIAQQESPQPLRHVVRVGDELPLWAGASSKVLLIGAPERLLERVARSSPYGEAHVVTLRAWAGQAAHDGYAASHGEREPGLSAVAVPVATGLRAPVAALTLSGPTVRFTADRVGEFAADLREAAKRMSERGFDHPLT from the coding sequence ATGCCTTCGAACATTCCCGCGGAGCCGGGGGAGGGCGGGGGTGTGCGCAGCGTCCAGCGCGCGTTCGACATCCTCACGCTGCTCACCGAGGACCGGCGGACGCTGACGATCCGCGAGGTCGTCGAGGAGACGGGCCTGGCCAAGACCACGGCGCTGCGCCTGCTGCAGACCCTGGAGCACCTGGGGCTGCTGTGGGCCACGCCCAAGGGGTTCACGGCCGGCCCGGCGCTGTGGCGCTGGGCGCACCTGGCCCGCTCGGCGTGGGAGCTGCCGCCGGAGACCGTGCAGCTCATGCGCGGGCTGGGGGCGCGGCACAGGGAGACCGTCAACCTCTACGTGCCGCGCGACGTGCGCCGCATCTGCATCGCCCAGCAGGAGAGCCCGCAGCCGCTGCGCCACGTGGTGCGCGTCGGCGACGAGCTGCCCCTGTGGGCGGGCGCCTCCTCGAAGGTCCTGCTGATCGGGGCGCCGGAGCGGCTGCTCGAACGGGTGGCCCGCTCCTCCCCGTACGGCGAGGCCCACGTGGTGACGCTGCGGGCGTGGGCCGGGCAGGCGGCGCACGACGGGTACGCGGCCAGCCACGGCGAACGCGAGCCGGGCCTGTCCGCGGTCGCCGTCCCGGTGGCCACCGGCCTGCGGGCGCCCGTGGCGGCGCTGACGCTGAGCGGCCCCACCGTCCGCTTCACCGCCGACCGCGTCGGGGAGTTCGCCGCGGATCTGCGCGAGGCGGCCAAGCGGATGTCGGAGCGCGGGTTCGACCATCCTCTGACTTGA
- a CDS encoding aldehyde dehydrogenase family protein codes for MNTIHEAGCLVAGQWLTEGPQADRIGPYLREPVSRARTARPEDLTAALAYARRSARRIARLAPATRAGILERAAAAVTAQGERLARLLALELGKPLKDGRGEVLRVADTLSVAAAEARMIGGEVLPVAGWGRGVGNTAITQRAPAGPVLAITPFNAPANLLAHKLAASFAAGNTTIVKPPPQAPAVSTALVELLLEAGIPVEAVQVLHGGGDVGAALCAAPEIAVVSFTGGVAAGHAVARAAGPKRVMLELGGNAATIVCEDADVAAAALACARTGYSNSGQSCISVQRVYVHRSRFEEFAEELTAQVKGLAVGDPLDSGTDVGSMVDDDAAERVVRWTAEAAAQGARVTTGGTRDGSVMAPTVVVAPPAEAKVVREEVFGALVAVLPYDGFDEVIEECNRSSYGLQAGLFTHDVRRIVTAWRELEVGGLIVNGSSNFRLDHVPFGGVKDSGIGRESPRWMIEDFTVTKTLMLKGLTIWGDE; via the coding sequence ATGAACACCATCCACGAAGCCGGTTGCTTAGTAGCCGGGCAGTGGCTGACCGAAGGCCCGCAGGCCGACCGCATCGGCCCCTACCTCCGCGAGCCCGTCAGCCGGGCCCGCACCGCACGACCCGAGGACCTCACCGCCGCCCTGGCCTACGCCCGGCGCTCCGCCAGGCGGATCGCCCGGCTGGCGCCCGCCACCCGGGCCGGCATCCTGGAGCGGGCCGCCGCCGCGGTCACCGCGCAGGGCGAGCGGCTGGCCCGCCTGCTGGCGCTGGAGCTGGGCAAACCGCTCAAGGACGGGCGCGGCGAGGTGCTGCGCGTCGCCGACACCCTGTCCGTGGCCGCCGCCGAGGCGCGCATGATCGGCGGCGAGGTGCTGCCGGTGGCCGGCTGGGGGCGCGGGGTCGGCAACACCGCGATCACCCAGCGGGCCCCGGCCGGCCCGGTGCTGGCGATCACGCCGTTCAACGCCCCGGCGAACCTCCTGGCCCACAAGCTCGCCGCCTCCTTCGCGGCGGGCAACACCACGATCGTCAAGCCGCCGCCGCAGGCGCCCGCGGTCTCCACCGCGCTGGTGGAGCTGCTGCTGGAGGCAGGGATTCCGGTGGAGGCGGTGCAGGTGCTGCACGGCGGCGGCGACGTGGGCGCGGCGTTGTGCGCGGCGCCGGAGATCGCCGTCGTCAGTTTCACCGGCGGAGTGGCGGCCGGTCACGCCGTCGCCCGCGCCGCCGGCCCGAAGCGGGTGATGCTGGAGCTCGGCGGCAACGCCGCCACCATCGTCTGCGAGGACGCCGACGTCGCCGCGGCGGCGCTGGCGTGCGCCCGCACCGGCTACAGCAACTCCGGGCAGAGCTGCATCTCCGTGCAGCGGGTCTACGTGCACCGCAGCCGCTTCGAGGAGTTCGCCGAGGAGCTGACCGCGCAGGTGAAGGGCCTGGCCGTGGGCGACCCGCTCGACTCCGGCACCGACGTGGGCTCCATGGTGGACGACGACGCGGCCGAGCGGGTGGTCCGCTGGACGGCCGAGGCCGCCGCCCAGGGCGCCCGGGTGACCACCGGCGGCACCCGCGACGGCTCGGTGATGGCGCCGACCGTGGTCGTCGCGCCGCCCGCCGAGGCGAAGGTGGTGCGCGAGGAGGTGTTCGGCGCGCTGGTGGCCGTGCTGCCCTACGACGGCTTCGACGAGGTGATCGAGGAGTGCAACCGCAGCTCGTACGGGCTGCAGGCCGGGCTGTTCACCCACGACGTGCGCCGCATCGTGACCGCCTGGCGGGAGCTGGAGGTCGGCGGCCTGATCGTGAACGGCTCGTCCAACTTCCGGCTCGACCACGTGCCGTTCGGCGGCGTGAAGGACTCCGGCATCGGCCGCGAGTCGCCGCGCTGGATGATCGAGGACTTCACCGTGACCAAGACCCTCATGCTCAAGGGCCTGACCATCTGGGGAGACGAGTGA
- a CDS encoding thiamine pyrophosphate-binding protein, which translates to MTTTAAHALVEQLEALGVEYVFGTCGHTNIAVLDALADSPIRFVIARHEQAAAHAADGYARASGKPGVLLVHVGPGLTNAATGVMTAALDSVPLVVISGDIPSYYHGRHPHQEINLHADADQASVFRPFVKRAWNVHRAQDLGRFVERAFFTATSGRPGAVLVNVPMDVFSRPAAPYPPLSHAARPGLPEDTAKLIAAKLAGAERPLIYVGGGLREDPGPLIRLAEHLDIPIAHSLMAKGTVPDAHPLVIGMPGFWGLELTNTCAREADVVLALATRFAETDASSWDPRFTWDFSGSTLIQIDIDPAEIGRNYPAEIGAVADVRLAVEAIADAAGAHAARDRTELRKQIMEARTELFAASRERGRSADFPLRPERILADLRDALPPDTILVTDVGWNKNGVAQCYELPAEGRFITPGGASTMGFGPAAAVGVQLAQPGRTVVALIGDGGMSAQLPAVPLAVEQGAPVVFVVMNNRAHGTISDLQSAHFGRSHGCDFTDPAGQPYSPDFAALARACGADGHTVAVPADLGTALREAVANRRPAVLDVPMVNEPVPTPGHWNIKDIYQGLFTD; encoded by the coding sequence GTGACCACGACAGCCGCCCACGCCCTCGTCGAGCAGCTCGAAGCGCTCGGCGTCGAGTACGTCTTCGGCACCTGCGGCCACACCAACATCGCCGTCCTGGACGCGCTGGCCGACAGCCCCATCCGGTTCGTCATCGCCCGCCACGAGCAGGCCGCCGCGCACGCCGCCGACGGCTACGCCCGCGCCTCGGGCAAACCGGGCGTGCTGCTCGTGCACGTGGGCCCAGGGCTGACCAACGCCGCGACCGGCGTCATGACGGCGGCGCTGGACTCGGTGCCGCTGGTGGTGATCTCCGGCGACATCCCGTCCTACTACCACGGCCGGCACCCGCACCAGGAGATCAACCTGCACGCCGACGCCGACCAGGCGAGCGTGTTCCGGCCGTTCGTCAAGCGTGCCTGGAACGTGCACCGGGCCCAGGACCTGGGCCGCTTCGTGGAGCGCGCCTTCTTCACGGCCACCTCGGGCCGTCCCGGCGCGGTGCTGGTCAACGTGCCGATGGACGTCTTCTCCCGGCCCGCCGCGCCGTACCCGCCGCTCAGCCACGCGGCCCGGCCGGGCCTGCCGGAGGACACCGCGAAGCTGATCGCCGCGAAGCTGGCAGGCGCGGAGCGGCCGCTGATCTACGTGGGCGGCGGCCTGCGCGAGGATCCGGGGCCGCTGATCCGCCTGGCGGAACACCTCGACATCCCGATCGCGCACTCGCTCATGGCCAAGGGCACGGTGCCCGACGCGCACCCGCTGGTCATCGGCATGCCGGGCTTCTGGGGGCTGGAGCTGACCAACACCTGCGCCCGCGAGGCGGACGTGGTGCTGGCGCTGGCCACCCGGTTCGCCGAGACCGACGCCAGCTCCTGGGACCCCCGCTTCACCTGGGACTTCTCCGGCAGCACGCTGATCCAGATCGACATCGACCCGGCCGAGATCGGCCGCAACTATCCGGCGGAGATCGGCGCCGTGGCCGACGTGCGGCTCGCGGTGGAGGCGATCGCGGACGCGGCCGGGGCGCACGCCGCGCGTGACAGGACCGAGCTGCGCAAGCAGATCATGGAGGCGCGCACGGAGCTGTTCGCGGCCAGCAGGGAGCGGGGCAGGAGCGCGGACTTCCCGCTGCGCCCCGAGCGCATCCTTGCGGACCTGCGCGACGCGCTGCCGCCGGACACGATCCTGGTCACCGACGTGGGCTGGAACAAGAACGGCGTCGCCCAGTGCTACGAGCTGCCCGCCGAGGGCCGCTTCATCACCCCGGGAGGCGCCTCCACCATGGGGTTCGGGCCCGCCGCCGCCGTCGGCGTGCAGCTCGCCCAGCCCGGCAGGACGGTGGTCGCGCTGATCGGCGACGGCGGGATGAGCGCCCAGTTGCCCGCCGTGCCGCTCGCGGTGGAGCAGGGCGCCCCGGTGGTGTTCGTGGTGATGAACAACCGGGCCCACGGCACGATCTCCGACCTGCAGTCGGCGCACTTCGGCCGCAGCCACGGCTGCGACTTCACCGACCCCGCCGGGCAGCCGTACAGCCCGGACTTCGCCGCGCTGGCCCGGGCGTGCGGCGCCGACGGCCACACCGTCGCCGTCCCGGCCGACCTCGGCACGGCGCTGCGCGAGGCCGTCGCGAACCGGCGGCCCGCCGTGCTCGACGTGCCGATGGTCAACGAGCCGGTGCCGACGCCGGGCCACTGGAACATCAAGGACATCTACCAGGGGCTGTTCACCGACTGA
- a CDS encoding ABC transporter substrate-binding protein, with translation MHFTRFSIAAAALIALAACAPPGQQAESGATATGPIKIANVNAQSGQLSSLGQWEHKGVKLAIEEANKAGGVDGRQIQLDLFDSQGDPTVGTNVARKIAAEGYIAMLGTAESAVTLAMAPILKDAKIPNITSGQSPKLADLGSPFLFLNAPTSVTFDETLAKYLVDDKGMKKIALISNNGAYGSGEHDAFLNSLKTRNITPSADEVVTPDQKDFNANLAKIREQDPEVLFIGAEEVQSGLIAKQARELGIKAVFAGGAPVGTDVYATTAGLKNAEGTIVSSPYLSNEATPEIKAFAEKYKAAYNEDARMHVAKAYDGASILIEALKQTDGEGGQKLADAIRGVKRAGLLGTYNYDANGVGIHETKIGLVKDGKVVPEAAS, from the coding sequence GTGCATTTCACGAGATTCTCCATCGCAGCCGCGGCCCTGATAGCGCTCGCCGCCTGCGCCCCGCCCGGCCAGCAGGCCGAGTCGGGCGCCACCGCCACCGGCCCCATCAAGATCGCGAACGTCAACGCGCAGAGCGGCCAGCTCAGCTCGCTCGGCCAGTGGGAGCACAAGGGCGTCAAGCTCGCCATCGAGGAGGCCAACAAGGCCGGCGGCGTCGACGGCCGCCAGATCCAGCTCGACCTGTTCGACAGCCAGGGCGACCCCACCGTCGGCACCAACGTGGCCAGGAAGATCGCCGCCGAGGGCTACATCGCGATGCTCGGCACCGCCGAGAGCGCCGTCACCCTGGCCATGGCGCCCATCCTCAAGGACGCCAAGATCCCGAACATCACCTCCGGCCAGTCGCCCAAGCTCGCCGACCTGGGCAGCCCCTTCCTCTTCCTCAACGCGCCCACCAGCGTCACCTTCGACGAGACGCTCGCCAAGTACCTCGTGGACGACAAGGGCATGAAGAAGATCGCGCTGATCAGCAACAACGGCGCCTACGGCTCCGGCGAGCACGACGCGTTCCTCAACTCGCTCAAGACCAGGAACATCACCCCGTCCGCCGACGAGGTCGTCACCCCCGACCAGAAGGACTTCAACGCCAACCTCGCCAAGATCCGCGAACAGGACCCCGAGGTGCTGTTCATCGGCGCCGAGGAGGTGCAGTCGGGGCTGATCGCCAAGCAGGCCCGCGAGCTGGGCATCAAGGCCGTCTTCGCCGGCGGCGCCCCGGTCGGCACCGACGTCTACGCCACCACCGCCGGCCTGAAGAACGCCGAGGGCACCATCGTCAGCTCCCCCTACCTGAGCAACGAGGCCACCCCCGAGATCAAGGCGTTCGCCGAGAAGTACAAGGCCGCCTACAACGAGGACGCCCGCATGCACGTCGCCAAGGCCTACGACGGCGCGTCCATCCTCATCGAGGCGCTCAAGCAGACCGACGGCGAGGGCGGCCAGAAGCTCGCCGACGCCATCCGCGGCGTCAAGCGCGCCGGGCTGCTCGGCACCTACAACTACGACGCCAACGGCGTCGGCATCCACGAAACCAAGATCGGCCTGGTCAAGGACGGCAAGGTCGTGCCCGAGGCCGCGAGCTGA
- a CDS encoding branched-chain amino acid ABC transporter permease, protein MQVFLQTLIGGVTFGAVYALVAMGFSIVYRTMGLVNFAHGSVVMIGAYAASTFYMASKLPFAVAVVVAIAVTALIGLVIERFLRPLENKDFTLMLIGTIGFGAVLEAGAVLIWGATGHAVPSPVATGPIDVAGIRIPTYSLLVIAVAAAATGLLALFLQRTKRGAAMQAVAMDHQAATAVGIHVGRSNAMAFAIGAGLAALAGSLIGPMLYVNPTMGGTLGIKGFAAAMLGGFGSMPGAIVGGLAFGLLDSFAAGNFQEYSELVTFLVFAVIVMIRPTGIFGEATVNRA, encoded by the coding sequence GTGCAGGTCTTCCTTCAGACCCTGATCGGCGGGGTCACGTTCGGAGCGGTGTACGCGCTGGTGGCGATGGGCTTCTCGATCGTCTACCGCACCATGGGCCTGGTGAACTTCGCCCACGGCAGCGTCGTCATGATCGGCGCGTACGCCGCCTCCACCTTCTACATGGCCAGCAAGCTGCCGTTCGCGGTGGCCGTCGTGGTCGCGATCGCCGTCACCGCGCTGATCGGCCTGGTCATCGAGCGGTTCCTGCGCCCGCTGGAGAACAAGGACTTCACGCTGATGCTGATCGGCACCATCGGCTTCGGCGCGGTGCTGGAGGCGGGCGCGGTCCTCATCTGGGGCGCGACCGGGCACGCCGTGCCGTCCCCGGTCGCCACGGGGCCGATCGACGTGGCCGGGATCCGCATCCCGACCTACAGCCTGCTGGTGATCGCCGTGGCCGCCGCCGCGACGGGCCTGCTGGCCCTGTTCCTGCAGCGCACCAAGCGGGGCGCGGCCATGCAGGCGGTCGCCATGGACCACCAGGCCGCCACCGCGGTCGGCATCCACGTCGGCCGCAGCAACGCCATGGCCTTCGCCATCGGCGCCGGCCTGGCCGCCCTGGCGGGCAGCCTCATCGGGCCCATGCTGTACGTGAACCCGACCATGGGCGGCACCCTGGGCATCAAGGGCTTCGCGGCGGCCATGCTCGGCGGCTTCGGCAGCATGCCCGGCGCGATCGTCGGCGGCCTGGCCTTCGGCCTGCTCGACTCCTTCGCCGCGGGCAACTTCCAGGAGTACTCCGAGCTGGTCACGTTCCTGGTCTTCGCCGTCATCGTGATGATCCGCCCCACCGGCATCTTCGGAGAGGCAACGGTGAACCGCGCATGA